GGAGAATTCGTCTAATATTAAGCGATGGTGTGAAGTATTAAACAAGCCCTTTTGATCATGCTGGCTTGAAATCTCAACTAACAGCTCTCCGATTGCTTCCAATGCGGCCACACTGGAAAGAATATCATTAACATAGCATTTAGTCTTCCCGCTTTGCTCTAAAACCCGCCTTAATATTAAAGTTTCGGCTGGCTCAAAGCCTTGTGAGACTAAGTATTCTTTTATATGAGGGAATTGCTCTATATTAAACGCGGCTGAAATAACTGCATTACTGCCCTCACTTTTTATCAGTTTGGCGTTCGCCCTTCTTCCTAAAGCTAAGCCTAATGCATCAAGGATAATAGACTTGCCCGCACCGGTTTCACCGCTTAACACGCATAGGCCTTGATTAAAATCCAGATTTAAGGAATCAATCAGAATAAAATTTTTAATTGAAAGCGAAACTAACATAAAATATTAGTTAAAATTACTTAGATCTATCTTTCTACGATTAGCAAGCTCAATAGTCAAATCTTTTGCTCGATCCGAGCTCATTAAACCAAGTATAGCTGCAAGTTTAGCTTCCTTCATTTGAGATGAAACCTCGACCAATATAGGCATTTCAAGCTCATCAAATATTCTTGCCGCATCTTTCGGTTTCATGTTTTCATATATCTTAACCAGGGTAAGTATTTCCTGATTTCGCTTCTCATTATATTTATCAAGGATGAGTTGAGCTTGAGTAATTAAATTTTGTAAAGCATCAATTTTTTGTTGAATACGCTTTTCGGTAACTTTGAGTACATTTTCTTTTAAACTTATATCCTTTTCTCTTACGTCAAGCTCTTCTCTTCGCTTAACCAGGCTTCCAAGAACTTCTACTTCTGTAGAGGAAAACTGGTTTTGCCAACCGGATTTATTGTCACTATCGCCCTCTGAACTCAGTTCTGCGGGATTCGTAGGGTACTGTTTAGTATCTTCCGCATTTAAAGTCGGGCTAGATGTAGAGACATCCTTAGGAGCTACAGGCTCTTTATTACTTGTATCTTGAGCATTCAATTCGGAGGCTGAGAAAATTTCGGGAATATGCTCAGAGACATTCATTACCTTTGAAAACACTAAGATAAATAAAAACCCGATCAAAAATGGTAAAAGTCTAAGCATTATATAATTCTCAAGTTTGTTTTATTAGTTTTATTGCATTACGTAAATCATCTTTAGTTTTTGAAGATCCGTTACTACCGCTTACTTTTGAATTATTAAGTACAAGAGGCTTCGTCACCTTACGGTCGAGTGCATTTGCAGAGGGAAACTGAGCTTTTGACTGCCCTTGCTGAGCTACTTCATTTCTTGCTACACCTATCGCATTTTCTAATCTATCAGCTAATTTTGCTGCAGTATTAGTCATAAATGAAAGATCGGAAATCAACTCACCCGCTTTATCAACATACTGCTGCAACTCTACAGATGAAGTTTGTGACATTACCTTTAAATCAGCTATGCTTTTATGAGTTTTTATAATTGCTGCATCAAAAGTCTGCACTAAAATCCCTAAA
The endosymbiont of Acanthamoeba sp. UWC8 DNA segment above includes these coding regions:
- a CDS encoding DUF6468 domain-containing protein, with amino-acid sequence MDIVLNITVISLLIITIGFCWRLNKKIIELKDSKKDLGILVQTFDAAIIKTHKSIADLKVMSQTSSVELQQYVDKAGELISDLSFMTNTAAKLADRLENAIGVARNEVAQQGQSKAQFPSANALDRKVTKPLVLNNSKVSGSNGSSKTKDDLRNAIKLIKQT
- a CDS encoding MotE family protein yields the protein MLRLLPFLIGFLFILVFSKVMNVSEHIPEIFSASELNAQDTSNKEPVAPKDVSTSSPTLNAEDTKQYPTNPAELSSEGDSDNKSGWQNQFSSTEVEVLGSLVKRREELDVREKDISLKENVLKVTEKRIQQKIDALQNLITQAQLILDKYNEKRNQEILTLVKIYENMKPKDAARIFDELEMPILVEVSSQMKEAKLAAILGLMSSDRAKDLTIELANRRKIDLSNFN